In Zingiber officinale cultivar Zhangliang chromosome 1A, Zo_v1.1, whole genome shotgun sequence, a genomic segment contains:
- the LOC122017949 gene encoding mitochondrial substrate carrier family protein C-like, whose translation MLSGPDPMEGIFHAFRDAVSPLESAAKDWESHWLNLMSGARNVESTKRYRGSMKEKVAAVTASEERKKDPFKFFSGALCLPLGGDDVSSRGGISSKKGREEEKKHESCANCSPFFSVWSFMFDSFLQAFPKPLKSVRKCFWKQRRDDDSPSHAKSRGKKSCKTVFCDKSEKTAGEGGTMSIELILCFALDSLGQNLQMLNWSCQGNRPKNCDRPAASEASESDYLKIMKGLINGKKADFDGFLSNLSFARVGGLPATLVEDTPSVKKEGENHDTGGDKEEPTSSTPQKFASGLLSIPLSNVERLKSTLSTVNLTELIEFIPQLVKSSTDHPDKKKLFSVQDFFRYTETEGRRFFEELDRDGDGQVNLEDLEIAMKKRRLPRRYAKDFLHRTRSNLFSKSVGWKQFLSVMEQKEPKILRAYTSLCLNKSGTLQKNQILASLRNAGLPASEDNAISMMRYLNVDKEGSISYSHFRNFMVLLPSERLEDDPRNIWFEAATVVVVPPPVQISTGNVLKSALAGGLACALSTSILYPIDTMKTRVQASTLSFPELVSKLPEIGIRGLYRGSIPAILGQFSSHGLRTGIFEATRIVLINVAPNLQDLQVQSMASFCSTILGTAVRIPCEVLKQRLQAGIFNNVGEAIVGTLQQDGLKGFFRGTGATLCREVPFYVAGMCLYAESKKAVQNLLNRELEPWETVAVGALSGGLAAVVTTPFDVMKTRMMTAPRGFPVSMQMVAFSILRKEGPLGLFKGAVPRFFWIAPLGAMNFAGYELAKKAMDKTEDVPG comes from the exons ATGTTATCTGGACCAGATCCGATGGAAGGCATCTTCCACGCCTTCCGGGATGCCGTATCCCCTCTTGAGTCCGCAGCCAAGGATTGGGAGTCGCATTGGCTGAATTTGATGAGCGGTGCCAGGAACGTGGAGTCGACGAAGAGGTATCGTGGATCGATGAAGGAGAAGGTAGCTGCCGTGACGGCTTCCGAGGAGCGGAAAAAGGATCCTTTTAAGTTTTTTTCTGGTGCTTTGTGCCTCCCTTTGGGTGGGGATGACGTCAGTAGTCGGGGAGGGATTTCATcgaagaaagggagagaagaagagaagaagcatgAATCTTGTGCGAATTGCTCGCCTTTTTTCTCAGTTTGGTCGTTTATGTTCGACAGTTTCCTGCAGGCGTTCCCGAAGCCGCTTAAATCAGTAAGGAAGTGTTTCTGGAAGCAACGTCGTGATGATGACTCCCCTTCCCATGCAAAATCTAGAGGGAAAAAATCATGCAAGACCGTTTTTTGTGATAAATCCGAGAAAACAGCGGGTGAGGGAGGCACGATGTCTATCGAGTTGATTCTTTGCTTTGCGTTGGACAGTTTGGGTCAGAATCTCCAAATGCTGAATTGGAGTTGCCAAGGGAACAGACCGAAGAATTGTGATCGTCCAGCAGCTTCTGAGGCTTCAGAGTCTGATTACTTGAAAATAATGAAGGGACTAATTAATGGAAAGAAGGCAGATTTTGATGGATTCCTTTCGAATTTGAGTTTTGCAAGGGTTGGAGGCCTACCTGCAACTTTGGTGGAGGACACACCATCTGTCAAAAAGGAGGGTGAGAATCATGACACTGGTGGTGATAAGGAAGAGCCTACAAGTAGCACACCACAGAAGTTTGCAAGTGGTTTACTTAGCATTCCATTGTCAAATGTTGAGCGCTTAAAATCTACACTTTCCACTGTTAATCTGACTGAGTTGATTGAGTTCATACCTCAGTTGGTAAAATCCTCCACCGACCATCCTGACAAGAAGAAATTGTTTTCAGTTCAGGACTTCTTCCGCTACACTGAGACAGAAG GAAGGCGATTTTTTGAGGAGTTGGATAGAGATGGTGATGGCCAAGTTAATCTTGAAGACCTTGAAATTGCAATGAAAAAGAGAAGACTACCTAGGCGGTATGCCAAGGATTTTCTGCATCGTACAAGAAGCAACTTGTTTTCAAAATCAGTTGGGTGGAAACAATTTCTGTCTGTAATGGAGCAGAAGGAGCCAAAAATTCTTCGAGCGTATACAAGCCTTTGCCTTAACAAGTCTGGAACACTGCAAAAGAATCAGATATTGGCATCGCTAAGGAATGCAGGGCTTCCTGCCAGTGAGGATAATGCTATTTCTATGATGCGTTATCTCAATGTTGACAAAGAGGGATCAATTTCATACAGTCACTTCCGTAATTTCATGGTCTTGCTTCCTTCAGAAAGGCTTGAGGATGATCCTAG GAACATCTGGTTTGAAGCAGCTACTGTGGTAGTTGTTCCCCCTCCAGTACAGATATCCACAGGAAATGTCCTTAAGTCTGCTTTGGCTGGAGGTCTTGCTTGTGCACTTTCCACTTCAATATTGTATCCTATTGATACCATGAAG ACACGTGTACAAGCATCAACACTTTCATTCCCAGAGCTCGTCTCTAAATTACCAGAAATTGGTATTCGTGGGCTGTACAGGGGTTCAATTCCAGCAATCCTAGGACAATTCTCTAG CCATGGATTGAGGACTGGTATCTTTGAAGCAACTAGGATTGTGCTAATAAATGTTGCACCAAATCTACAAGATCTCCAG GTGCAATCCATGGCATCCTTTTGCAGCACAATCTTAGGGACAGCGGTTCGAATCCCTTGCGAAGTCTTGAAGCAGAGGCTACAGGCAGGCATCTTCAATAATGTAGGAGAGGCGATTGTAGGCACCCTACAACAAGATGGTTTGAAAGGATTTTTCCGTGGGACTGGTGCCACACTTTGCCGAGAGGTCCCATTTTATGTTGCTGGGATGTGTCTATATGCTGAATCTAAGAAG GCTGTACAGAACCTTCTGAACCGAGAACTGGAACCCTGGGAAACTGTGGCAGTAGGGGCTTTATCTGGCGGACTTGCTGCCGTCGTCACCACACCCTTCGATGTCATGAAGACGCGAATGATGACTGCGCCGCGGGGTTTTCCAGTGTCAATGCAAATGGTCGCTTTCTCCATTCTTCGCAAGGAAGGTCCTCTAGGCCTTTTCAAGGGAGCTGTCCCAAGGTTCTTCTGGATTGCACCTCTCGGTGCTATGAACTTCGCTGGATATGAGCTTGCAAAGAAGGCCATGGACAAGACCGAAGACGTGCCAGGTTAA
- the LOC122017959 gene encoding dof zinc finger protein DOF3.1-like, which yields MLSSSSLLFIIEVRVEGRTLLLFPLCLVSSYTQLLLFKFCSSISACMEISNAHYYQTMAAGHRAEETAAIRCPKTTQQVPRTQERKLRASPPEQVLQCPRCASTNTKFCYYNNYSLSQPRHYCKGCRRYWTQGGSLRNVPVGGGCRKNKKQSSSSSSSSSSSASSFKKASPEQDLSNGSVTTALVDPPALSFASQPPSKQLVGTSDAPSGFLDMLRSGLLGSEDTAAAAADGSFGGVYCGVEESAGLWFDSAATTTSNSHLPWQDAAGSILLDCSWSGGNGGAVGNSWQGLINSSLL from the exons atgctttcttcttcttccctcctaTTTATTATCGAAGTGAGAGTTGAGGGAAGAACTCTGCTACTGTTTCCCTTGTGCCTAGTTAGTTCCTACACTCAACTACTCCTTTTTAAGTTCTGTTCTTCTATCTCTGCATGCATGGAGATTTCTAACGCTCACTACTACCAG ACAATGGCAGCAGGACATCGAGCGGAGGAAACGGCAGCGATCAGATGCCCCAAGACTACTCAGCAGGTCCCGCGAACACAGGAGAGAAAGCTAAGGGCTTCTCCGCCGGAGCAAGTCCTGCAGTGCCCCAGGTGTGCCTCCACGAACACCAAGTTCTGCTACTACAACAACTACAGCCTCTCCCAGCCCAGGCACTACTGCAAGGGTTGTCGGAGGTACTGGACTCAGGGGGGCTCCCTCAGAAATGTGCCTGTAGGGGGCGGTTGcagaaagaacaaaaaacaatcatcgtcttcttcttcttcttcatcctcctccgccTCCTCTTTCAAGAAGGCATCGCCGGAGCAGGATCTCAGTAACGGCAGCGTCACTACTGCCCTGGTCGATCCGCCAGCCCTGTCTTTTGCTAGCCAGCCACCGAGCAAACAGTTGGTGGGCACGTCAGACGCCCCGAGTGGGTTTCTTGATATGCTAAGGAGCGGGTTGCTGGGCAGTGAAGACACTGCGGCTGCTGCTGCTGATGGCAGCTTTGGCGGCGTGTACTGTGGCGTGGAGGAGAGTGCAGGGCTGTGGTTTGATAGTGCGGCTACGACTACGAGCAATAGCCACCTGCCATGGCAGGATGCGGCAGGGAGCATATTGTTGGATTGCAGCTGGAGTGGTGGTAATGGAGGTGCGGTTGGGAATTCCTGGCAAGGGCTGATCAACAGCTCTCTGCTTTGA